A DNA window from Daucus carota subsp. sativus chromosome 3, DH1 v3.0, whole genome shotgun sequence contains the following coding sequences:
- the LOC108213909 gene encoding uncharacterized protein LOC108213909: MDLSGVIIEKFIKCLTTADLESDEMKLPAKIISKYGDIIPKCLLLKFLNGYQIPVMRNEEKGTLSGLSTVYADFDLKAGEMLVFQFDGSSNFNVYVIGTDLLEIEYPCVVHHFQRTPPRNGMPSTVKHDTSLDFYVIVYLTVLIYKQLIFFLLC; encoded by the exons ATGGATTTGTCCGGGGTTATTATAGAGAAATTTATCAAGTGCTTAACAACTGCGGATTTGGAATCTGATGAAATG AAACTCCCTGCAAAAATTATCAGCAAATATGGAGATATTATTCCCAAGTGTTTGTTGTTGAAATTCCTGAATGGGTATCAGATCCCGGTGATGCGCAATGAAGAGAAAGGAACCTTGTCTGGCCTTTCAACTGTTTATGCTGATTTTGACTTGAAAGCTGGTGAAATGCTTGTATTTCAATTTGACGGGTCCTCTAATTTCAATGTTTATGTTATTGGGACTGATCTCTTGGAGATTGAGTACCCATGTGTGGTTCACCATTTTCAGAGAACACCTCCTAGAAATGGTATGCCTTCAACTGTTAAGCATGATACCAGTTtagatttttatgttattgtttatttgactgttttgatttataagcaattaatctTTTTTTTGTTGTGCTAG
- the LOC108212037 gene encoding receptor-like protein 33: MLQGNLPVPPPNTNLYLVDNNRLTGYISPVICGVMSLKVLDLLKNSLSGPIPQCLANSLEALILQDNNFSGAIPQMYPKGCDLKVMDLSQNQLTGEVPKSLSNCKMLQILDLSKNKMNQTFPAWLGSLPRLQVLLLHSNMFHGEIGSPRNPSEFPRLCIINLSHNFFTGALPVNYIQIWNAMKAFRTNMEPYIKTGLNFEKKIGFYTVTYNFTYYSSMILTNKGVETEYQKILNIFTAIDLSSNKFTGKIPKSLGSLVALQLLDLSNNNLIGPIPLSLGNLTQLESLDLSQNKLSGVIPDQLAAQLNFLAYFNVSQNLLRGQIPQGPQFRTFDNNSYMENSGLCGFPLSKNCETLQLPPDDSDDDSGEDKFPSGFDWLFIFAGLGSGLVVGFVMGNILMDRQPWLIRGIVQKFGRTQKKTRMQERQIFRA, from the coding sequence ATGCTGCAAGGGAATCTCCCAGTCCCACCACCAAATACAAATTTGTACTTGGTGGATAACAACAGATTAACTGGATATATTTCACCTGTGATATGTGGTGTCATGTCTCTTAAAGTACTAGATTTGTTGAAGAACAGCCTGAGTGGACCAATTCCACAGTGCCTTGCCAATTCTTTGGAAGCCTTAATTCTTCAAGACAACAATTTTTCTGGTGCAATTCCTCAAATGTACCCAAAAGGATGTGATTTGAAGGTGATGGACTTAAGCCAAAACCAGTTAACAGGGGAAGTTCCAAAATCATTGTCAAATTGTAAAATGCTACAGATTTTGGATCTATCAAAAAACAAGATGAATCAAACTTTCCCCGCTTGGTTGGGGAGTCTTCCACGACTACAAGTTCTACTTCTGCATTCCAACATGTTTCATGGTGAAATCGGAAGTCCCAGGAATCCTTCAGAGTTCCCAAGGCTGTGCATTATTAATCTCTCTCATAACTTTTTCACTGGTGCATTGCCTGTGAATTATATACAGATTTGGAATGCTATGAAAGCTTTCCGCACAAACATGGAACCATATATAAAGACAGGTTTGAACTTTGAAAAGAAAATTGGCTTTTATACAGTCACATACAATTTCACATATTACAGCTCAATGATTCTTACCAACAAAGGTGTAGAGACGGAGTACcaaaagattttaaatatattcactGCTATTGATCTCTCGAGTAACAAATTTACAGGGAAGATTCCAAAATCTCTTGGAAGTCTAGTGGCTCTCCAGTTGCTCGACCTTTCTAACAATAATCTTATAGGTCCAATTCCTCTGTCACTTGGGAACCTGACACAGCTTGAATCGTTGGACCTTTCCCAGAACAAGCTCTCAGGAGTCATCCCTGACCAGTTAGCAGCACAACTCAATTTTCTCGCCTACTTCAACGTGTCTCAGAACCTCCTAAGAGGTCAAATACCACAAGGCCCGCAGTTCAGAACATTTGACAATAATTCATACATGGAAAACTCAGGACTTTGTGGATTCCCTTTATCGAAGAATTGTGAAACTCTGCAGTTACCACCTGATGACAGCGATGATGATTCTGGCGAAGATAAGTTTCCAAGTGGATTTGATTGGTTATTCATATTTGCAGGACTTGGAAGTGGTCTTGTTGTTGGGTTTGTTATGGGAAACATCCTAATGGATAGGCAACCCTGGCTGATTCGTGGAATTGTTCAGAAATTTGGAAGGACACAAAAGAAAACGAGGATGCAAGAGAGGCAGATCTTCCGGGCTTAG